A single region of the Streptomyces sp. NBC_01803 genome encodes:
- a CDS encoding MarR family winged helix-turn-helix transcriptional regulator, with protein sequence MTSQILSARVRCVNPPPPHRPPDAALAASEVIELLEVLWERGRDAVSPAPVSSSQLRVLYILERDEGINLRGLGELLGSAPSSVSRLCDRLQALGFVERMPSQASRRELELRLTPRGRRYLQDLRERREKALLTAIAAMPPSTRKALVEGLAGFRDAVAQTMPARDRAADRSARSA encoded by the coding sequence ATGACAAGCCAGATCCTGAGTGCCAGAGTGAGATGCGTGAATCCACCCCCTCCACACCGGCCCCCGGACGCCGCCCTGGCGGCGTCCGAGGTGATCGAGCTGCTGGAGGTCCTGTGGGAACGGGGGCGGGACGCCGTCTCGCCGGCACCGGTCTCCTCCTCTCAACTCCGGGTTCTCTACATCCTGGAACGGGATGAGGGGATCAATCTTCGTGGACTCGGGGAGCTGTTGGGCTCGGCGCCCTCGTCGGTGAGCAGACTGTGCGACCGGCTGCAGGCTCTCGGGTTCGTGGAGCGGATGCCGAGCCAGGCCAGCCGCCGCGAGCTCGAACTGCGGCTCACCCCCCGCGGCCGACGTTACCTCCAGGACCTCAGAGAGCGCCGGGAGAAGGCGCTGCTGACCGCGATCGCCGCGATGCCGCCCAGTACGCGCAAGGCACTTGTCGAGGGACTCGCCGGCTTCCGGGACGCCGTGGCACAGACCATGCCCGCGCGCGACCGGGCCGCCGACCGCTCCGCCCGCTCGGCATAG